A section of the Nymphaea colorata mitochondrion, complete genome genome encodes:
- the rps1 gene encoding ribosomal protein S1 encodes MSIYLSRLFPRSNSSFLLCSGNALQSSVLRLREEMFLVDAGLGTPRICMQDELTGVPINRAARFENKVGFLDVVAGESLIKERILERFFIDLVAGESLIKERAAARLNELVGSTDVVAGEPLLLLPRRFRQNRAWMELNKIWRTNQKVKGFLIEKVKGGYSVAIAGFITFLPFRSFNTQRIANDRFTIESMNPKRTKMLVLADSTKT; translated from the coding sequence ATGAGCATCTATTTGAGTCGATCATTTCCAAGATCTAATTCCAGTTTTCTCTTATGTAGTGGAAACGCCTTACAATCTTCCGTTTTACGCTTAAGGGAAGAAATGTTCTTGGTGGATGCAGGACCTGGGACCCCCAGAATTTGTATGCAAGATGAGCCTACAGGAGTGCCAATCAACCGAGCCGCCAGGTTTGAGAATAAGGTTGGATCCCTGGATGTAGTGGCTGGTGAATCACTGATCAAAGAGCGGATTTTGGAGAGATTCTTCATCGATCTAGTGGCCGGTGAATCACTAATCAAAGAGCGAGCAGCCGCCAGGTTGAATGAGTTGGTGGGATCCACAGATGTAGTGGCTGGTGAACCGCTTCTTCTTCTTCCACGAAGATTCAGACAAAACCGAGCTTGGATGGAGCTGAACAAGATTTGGCGAACGAATCAAAAGGTGAAAGGGTTTCTGATTGAGAAAGTCAAAGGAGGTTATTCAGTAGCAATCGCAGGTTTCATTACTTCTCTTCCATTCCGTTCTTTCAACACTCAAAGGATAGCGAATGATCGATTCACCATTGAGAGCATGAACCCCAAAAGGACGAAGATGTTGGTCTTGGCAGATTCAACCAAAACTTGA